A window of Gossypium hirsutum isolate 1008001.06 chromosome D13, Gossypium_hirsutum_v2.1, whole genome shotgun sequence genomic DNA:
atactttataaagtataattttttgttttttcctcCTTTATTTTCACAAATGCATTATATTTTGTTTCTATAGATTTTAATCCAAAATTTCATATGTAGGTTATGTGaatatcttttaatttcaatgcatatattatgtgttatttgtcctttattgattcttttatttgtttattgacttatgttttttttttatattttgctcatttatttgatattcttGCATGCTAatgattatttcttttatgtatgTTGGTTTCCTTTATTTATATGTTTACATTGTTTCTATGCCATTGtgatatttattattgcattgtatatttaatgtagcatcgcATCATTTTTTcttactcgatttcaaacttttcaaaattgagatagtgCTTGTATTTagaattttcaaggaaattgagccctaacgtattgggttccgattttcttcgttaaatctaagaatcgagcatttctctttaattaaaaaaaataagaactcgttattgggaattcaacatgttgtgtcctaacgtattggatgtgatgcattgatttctcgaaatgaatattttaaaaaaataataataaaggaaatatttcgagtttgggattttagaggaattgtgccctaacgtactgggccgcgatttcttaaatcttgaataaatggatattcttttacattttttattgcactagtattttgccctaattcatttttggggaaaattagaatgtcgtgctcTAACGTATTGAGTGTggtattttctttctctgaaatgataagggtcttaatacgtaacgtttttaaGCTTTGGCTAAGGATTACGCTTTTCAaattctcgacattaagacattaattaattaactaggtaccaatttttgggcgtaatgagggtgctaatccttcctcatacgtaactgactcctggacccgtttttctaaaatttgtagaccaaagtcatttttaggtgacccaatcacaccttaataaaagattggtggcgactctcaatttttattttttaaagtcgacaacctaaaattttttgttttcaaaaaaatggtttcgacaatagtTATTCCCAAAACGTCATTATTCTAAACAAAAGTTGTTTCGAACTTTAGTTGTTCTTGCCAGGAGTTGTTCTCAAATAACCCTATTATAATTAAAGTCCTATTCTGAACATAAGTATTTTTAAACAACTATTCTAAACAAAAATTATTGCTTCTGAAAATATAGATAGTACAATTTCCtgaattataatatatttatctcaagaaaaagataaaaaagctAATAACCAAAAGTGGGTATCTACAttcttataataaataattttttacctAATTAGCAACAAAAACCACCATAACAATAAAAGTTGTTTTATTTCTTCGACCAACGTAAGAGAGGAATGCATGGGAATAGGACAAGGAGACACAACAAAGTTTAAAACCTTGCTTACAGAACCTAATTAAGGATATATATCTTTTATTCTTTGGTGTAATAAGGCTTTGTTTGCCTTGATATTATGTTCTAAATAGCACCAACAACCAACAATACATATAGCTTACTCTAAAAATGAAAAACATGTAGATTGAACCCCAAATAATTTATACCAATCCAAGTCTCTTCTTGAGCTCCATCACATACTCATAAATCTGGATCGGATGAGGGAGTGCCTCCGACACACTTCTATAATTTTCTTTACACCTTTTGGCCCATGCAACAAGCTTGGGGCACCCTGCCTCTATGCTGAAATTCCCACATGTCTCGTAACTGTAAAACCAAGTGGTGAAAGGTACAAGTGCAACATCCACTACCCCAATGTTTTGTCCCCCAAAATAGAGCTTGTCTCCCAGCTCTCTTTCCAAGGTCTTTAAGCATTGCATTAACTCTTCCTTTGCTTCCTCTTGGTCTTCTTTTCCCATCCATACTCTCCTCCCAATGCCATATATCTATAGTATTTTTATATGCATGGAAGAATTCAACATTTATGTTTAAACATTTGAAGTCAATTAAGAAAGTATATGCTTTAAGTTGTGTCACTTGTTTAATGATGGGTGTATTGTTTTTggaatgtttatgtttggttttagCCTTGAGTTTTTGTTTTCTACTTTAATGAGAGTTCAGACGGGTTTATAGAATTTTGGCAAGAGTACCTAGGACCATCAAgatcaaaatcataaaatattttcttggtGAACCTAGGCACTCCGTCAAAATTTCGTGAACCCCTCTAAGCTCTCTTCGGAGTAGGGAGACAAAAACCAGAAGCTAAAACCGAGCATAAGCACCCGGAGAACAATACATTCATCGTTGAGGGAATGAGACACTCTATAATAGATACTCGCTCTCAACAAAGCCAAATATAAAATGATTACTATAATATGCGGgtcttttacaaaaatattacaaaaaataaaaaaaaataccaaaataatattaattttttttatttaccaaaataataccaaaaaaaaacatGACAGCCTGGTGGAGGGCCTGCCACAGGCGGCATCGGACTGGTGGAGGGCCTGCCAAAGGCGGCACCGGACTGAAATGTAACGATCTAAAGTATTCAAGGACCTGATatgaaatttaccattttaagcAAAGAAAGTGAAATGGTGCCACCTGTGTGGTGGCACTAAACTTTAAACgtggctaattgccttctaagccctccttatttattattttttttattccccttcaactcactatattatatttaaacaagccctcaacctatttttgtacttaaataagctctaaatctatgatttttactcataaaaaccctttattttattattaaagtaaatatattttgaatttcaagctcttatcttaattttttgttgatgcaataaaaattatatacactttaacatcaacataaaatctaaaaaactaattaaaaatttcaaaagagtAGTTAAGAATATAATGTATTTAAGCACTctcaagaaaatttaaaatttttttatttaataaactattctcatcaaattcacataaacataaaatgcgaattagtttatacttttttacATAGCTTTACtttatgtaaaatatatttactttaataataaaacaaagagcttttatgagtaaaaatcatagattaagagcttatttaactacaaaaataggttgagggcttGTTTAAATATAATgtagtgagttgaaggggaataaaaagaaaataataaataaggaggactTAGAAGGCAATTAGTCACGTTTAAAGTTTAGTGCCGCCACACTGTCAGCGGCACCATTTcactttctttgctaaaaatggtaaatttgcatatCAGGTCCTTGAATACTTTAGATCATTACATTTCAGTCCGGTGCCGCCCGTGGCAGGCCCTCCACCAGGTTGTCATGTTTCTTTTTtcgtattattttggtaaataaaaaataatattattattttgatattattttattttattttattgtaatatttttataaaagaccCATAATATGCACGgacaataacataaaataaaaaacttgacaAACAACAAACACTCACCTTTTTATCAATATAGTCGGCCCAAAACAAGGCTTGTGAACGTTGGTAAGGATCAGAAGGAAGCAAAGGGGATTTGTGATTCCAAACTTGGTCGATGTATTGGAGGATGATGAGGGATTCAGAGATGGGTTTTCCATTATGAATGAGAACAGGAATTTTTTTGTGGATTGGGTTCATTTCAAGGAGTAGAGGGCTCTTGTTAAACAAATCCTCTTGCTTGCACTTATATTTGATCCCTTTCTCACCCAAGGCTATTTTAACTCGCATTGCAAAAGAGCTTGGCCAAAAATCAAGTAGAACCACTTCATCTTCCATTTCAAAtatgttgaaaaatatataagtttCTTCTAAATTCAATCAAATATGATTATTGGTGATGGTGGTGATGTTCGGCTATTTATACTCGTATGTCTTCTCCAACTTTTGTTTTTCTCactataatagaaaataaaaataaaaatgagggTCAAAATTCAATTGGAAAAAGCTAATAAAAATGGTATCAAACCCATTTCACACTGAGAGTTTCACTTTAACAGGTCCTTTGTCTTATGCCATAAAGGGAAGTTGCCAGGAACATGCAGAAAGCAAAGCCAAGTAGAAATTTTGTCCTTTGAAAAGGTTTTAGTTTGGGAAACAcaaatgttaaataaatgaagaattttattatgtaaaaggttaaattttgttattactCCTTATGCTTTATgaaagttatgaatttagtccctgtattttaatttaatcaattttagttcctattattttttatttattcaattttagtctttgtacttttcaaattttgaaattttagtcctgtTCCAAATAGTAGCAGCTAAACTCGTttgattaaattcaattactagtctcGTACTACACATATAGTGGTAGATTTAGTTCATGATTTTTCAATTGGATCACTATAAGTCcctatatttttggaattttgaattttcaatctTGACGCAAATGACAATAGTTAATCCATTAACTAGACTTTTAGTAAGTAATATATGGAAATGACAAGTTGACATGGcattacataaataataatatgtttgttGTATTAGATTTTGGAGATAACAGTATTGGACTTAGTAAATTTAACGGTTATCATTTGAtgatgatgaaattttaaaatttaaaaagtatagtgactacaaatgaccaaattaaagtataggggcTAAATTCATTCATGTcataaagtatagggactaatagtaGAAATTTAACTTTATGTAAATAACCATAGGAGAGAGAGAGTTAGTTTTACACGGTATCATCGTATGAAACAAATAATAATGGAATATTATGTGTaccaaaaagtaaaagaaaataatgggATATTGTGTATCAGTTTGGAATTTtcttttcaatatatatttttttgaacattcAAACTTGGGGCACAAGTCTTGGACTGGTTTTCTTTAGATACTGAAAGTTATACCGGTTCATGCGTTGGACTATTTGGTTTAGCTGGgctatttgattaaaattttttttcttgaattcgactcgaatattcaaaataaaaaaatattttttttttgttttcttgcggtttttttttaaattttgctgctattttcttctcttttctctcactattttgttactatttcacaattatgttgctactattttgttgttattatttggatattgtataactcttattttattgttaattttattactattttagaggcatttgcttgttaaattgcacctatcttagtgttatttacgtatacttatctttttcttttattttcaattttttggaaatatttattttaatgtttttagtattttttatttattatattttttttaaaaattatataaaaaacaaaataaaaattactacGAGCGGACTGGGCCCGAGATTCAGCATTTTTATCTAGATcgggtttggacaaaattttaatcCCATTTTTTGGGTTGAGCTTAGCAAACAGACCTAAAAATTGTTGATTGGGCCGggaccaaatgtaacaccccctaaccccaaaccgtcgctgAAAcaaggttacaaggcattaccggacctatcagacaacttacgaataattcataattaaaatagcattcatagtataatttaataattaaattcctaTAATGGACTCTCAAAgcccaaaacatgtattaaaagtaGAATGGAACTTGTTTGAGtatttcgaaaaaaaatttgtaaattattttttaaaaatttcgacagtatttctgcttatttttacataaaaccccctgcaattaaaacCGTATCCATTtccaaacataaccaattcaaccaattcaatataatatcaatttaaatttatcaatgtactaattaaattgaaacagATAAATttctttcattataattcttagacttgcactactaacatttttaaccatttatattcaaaacataataacatttatatACATCCTATGTACacgccacattaccaaaagaaaatatatcaccaaaagtttgctgaagtcgggtctggctttggatgctggttcagtacttgaTTTTTACAACCTACGcatggaaacaaccgtacgctgagtatgcatatactcagtggtatcattataattcaatttatatttaaatacattaaatcacacacatacttttacattacaattatcatcacttaatgaacaattcaatcttttatattatcatttaattatatatataccattcttatttctttattttaattctcACCTTTCACATGTCATATCATTTAAACTTAGTTTtatcagtaaatttatttcatttgcccttattaacttgactcggacttggcggatacacggattccaaccaacacactaataCTACACATTGTACCTTAATGGTACACAGCACCTAAACAGTAATCAGTAATGGTagcagtaacagtaatagtattCAACACACAGAGTatcgaatcggtaacagtagcaGTAGTCGGCATATAAATGCCTGATCAATAAGCCggcaaaaacccgtactcttccatatcctagggcatgccaactatatccgactagcccgaccagttaatagggtatttaattcacttttcaatacaattTCCATCTtagttcaatatcaattataattccttatttcaatcagtttcatagtattgcagtaattcattactttagtaatttcacagttcaatGCAGTACACATAACAATATTTAGTAACTTCACAATTCAATTCAGTACTCAGAAACAATATTCAGTTCAGTATCAGTCTCAATTTCAATACCcaatcataaattttcattttactaaACACTTACCCTAAAATACTTACCATacaaaattagtaaattaaacacataataataAAGTTTGAATTGTAGTGATACAAACCAAAATTCTCTTCGGATTTAATCCTcgacaatcttttctttttctttttgggctgatgcttcaggctcgatattagctacgaacaattaaaataatttcacaatcattagcacaacacaatttaattgctgaaatttttatctaacttttactttaattccaatttgaatcctaactaaacctatatatttttctttctcaattcatacccttttgctactcaatttcttgtcaaactcacatttaactatctaatttttatcatatttacataatttcgaatttatttcaatttaatccctaaaactcaaaacttatagcttagtttacaattcaatcctttattcaattccaatcaaaatttctatcaaataaaccctcaattccataattttttttaacataaaccctactcaaaaaatctattaactttcaaattttcaacttaaatccaagagtatttcactctaggattccaaaaacatcaaatttataagaaaaggacttgattaaacttaccaattaaatttctaactttaaaaccctaattttccatttcttctttctttcctttttcttcccctgttttcgtTTCGTTCTCTgctcttcttttgtttctttttcttttatttacttactttactttattcctttttattttaactaataataatagtaatatattatataaaaaaatcttttacttattatttaagcatatgtttatttttattacaaatgtacttatataattattactattatacTTGTCTTTAAtctttaccatacatttgtcatctatttaatttatttaatattatatccattaataataaatatctaatatgaaaccataaaataatggtatacattataatttaatataataaaacaataaaaatcttaaatttttatcATCAATTGTCGCCTCATTTATCCAATTATTATAATTGCCAGTTTGGtcctttttactttttcttttaatctataattcaacttttactctttactctatttaatcatttttcctaattattcttactTAGACTAAATtcactaaataaaaaaatctaattaaacacactattagactcataattttaattactcctaataattatttactaacTCGGTTTATTAAGACGGAGGCTCGATAACATACTTTTCCGGTGCTCacaaattttgggtcattacaccaAACCCGGCCTGACCCATGGATACCTCTAACTATGAGTAACgtgtgaatatatatgtataattttttttattatttaataaatattgttattttgtGTAATTAATAtaagtaattattattatagaagaatttaaattgtaattaaagtaatcgtaaaatattaaaatacatataatatttaaAGTATGCACATGTTGCAAATGTGTATTTATTCATTAATGTTGGAtgttttaatttggaaaaaatattaaatttatacgtaaattttgatttaatttgtaaattggtatatacattttaatttcatgtaattatatacataaaattttgattgtggttcatttaaagaaataaatgcatccatttattttcaaattgaattaatataattgtttatgtatgtagtatataaatataaaataatgttgTGTCGATAATGTTGTTAGTGGTTTgtaaacatatcaaatcaaaattttatgtgtaaaattacacaaaatcaaaatccATGTATGATATTACACATTTGACTAAAATTTACGTATAATTTCGATAtttattccttttctttcttataataacatgtttatataccacatataaaatatttcttaaataaaataataggaataatatatgataaaaactaattaattaatttcttttgtGATTTACCTAAATGTTTTGTCGATAAattataatttgtaattaattattaatcattaACTTTAATGCCAAAATATTactatttaatcaaatttaaacaattatttataaaaactcataattaaatttaaaacatagagttat
This region includes:
- the LOC107919009 gene encoding probable glutathione S-transferase parA, whose translation is MEDEVVLLDFWPSSFAMRVKIALGEKGIKYKCKQEDLFNKSPLLLEMNPIHKKIPVLIHNGKPISESLIILQYIDQVWNHKSPLLPSDPYQRSQALFWADYIDKKIYGIGRRVWMGKEDQEEAKEELMQCLKTLERELGDKLYFGGQNIGVVDVALVPFTTWFYSYETCGNFSIEAGCPKLVAWAKRCKENYRSVSEALPHPIQIYEYVMELKKRLGLV